Proteins encoded within one genomic window of Persephonella sp.:
- a CDS encoding DUF3365 domain-containing protein, protein MKRAGILGTVTAGIFFLSCGQPQYTNVDMPPKRIKLIKDFGEDASKMLLKELKKELKTALKTKGPVGAIDVCSKKALEITQEVAEEIGDIEIKRTSFKYRNPKNKPDKYEAEALSFFEKTLKETGKLPPYYIQKVNGEYRYYKPLKVQGVCLTCHGDPKSMDPKVVEKLKELYPEDKATGYKLGDFRGVIRVTIPEDVIKKSCL, encoded by the coding sequence ATGAAAAGGGCAGGTATCTTAGGAACAGTCACAGCAGGAATTTTTTTCTTAAGCTGTGGACAGCCTCAATACACAAATGTTGACATGCCTCCAAAAAGGATAAAACTGATAAAAGATTTTGGAGAAGATGCTTCTAAGATGCTTTTAAAGGAGCTAAAGAAAGAACTTAAAACAGCTTTGAAAACAAAAGGTCCTGTGGGGGCTATAGATGTATGTTCTAAAAAAGCCCTTGAGATAACCCAGGAAGTGGCTGAAGAGATAGGGGATATAGAAATAAAAAGGACATCTTTTAAATACAGAAATCCAAAAAACAAACCAGACAAATACGAAGCAGAGGCTTTAAGCTTTTTTGAAAAAACCTTAAAAGAAACAGGGAAACTTCCTCCATACTATATTCAGAAAGTAAATGGAGAATACAGGTATTATAAACCTTTAAAAGTTCAGGGGGTTTGTCTAACATGTCACGGGGATCCAAAAAGCATGGATCCAAAGGTTGTTGAAAAATTGAAAGAACTTTACCCTGAAGATAAGGCGACCGGGTATAAATTAGGTGATTTCAGGGGAGTAATAAGGGTAACAATACCTGAAGATGTTATAAAGAAATCCTGCCTGTGA
- a CDS encoding phosphoribosyltransferase family protein: protein MFKDREEAGKLLAEEIKEFIKDKKDTVILAIPRGGVPVAYWISKKLNIPFSMVVAKKITFPHEPEAAIGAATPDGTYMLADYIPESSYQVREAIDKAIKEAKEKLSKYLGGEEPDIEGKTVIIVDDGIATGYTAMVAGKYAKNKGAKRVILAVPVCPSDSIGKTSKIFDQVICYHKVDSLFFAVGAYYQDFHQISDEELSYYLKKAEEEGLLYS from the coding sequence ATGTTCAAAGATAGAGAGGAGGCAGGAAAACTTCTTGCTGAAGAGATAAAAGAATTTATCAAAGACAAAAAAGATACAGTAATTCTTGCAATCCCAAGGGGAGGTGTTCCTGTAGCTTACTGGATCTCTAAAAAGTTAAACATTCCTTTCAGTATGGTTGTTGCCAAAAAGATAACATTTCCCCATGAACCTGAAGCGGCAATAGGTGCAGCCACACCTGACGGCACTTATATGCTTGCCGATTATATACCTGAAAGCTCATATCAGGTAAGAGAAGCAATAGATAAAGCTATAAAGGAAGCAAAGGAGAAACTTTCAAAATATCTCGGTGGAGAAGAACCGGATATTGAAGGAAAAACCGTTATAATAGTTGATGACGGGATAGCAACAGGATATACAGCTATGGTTGCAGGAAAATACGCAAAAAATAAAGGTGCAAAAAGAGTAATTCTTGCCGTCCCTGTATGTCCATCAGACAGTATAGGAAAAACATCAAAAATATTTGATCAAGTTATATGTTATCATAAGGTTGACAGTTTGTTTTTTGCTGTTGGTGCTTATTACCAGGATTTTCATCAGATTTCAGATGAAGAGTTATCGTATTATTTAAAGAAAGCTGAAGAAGAAGGACTTTTATATAGTTAA